The following proteins come from a genomic window of Orenia metallireducens:
- the purN gene encoding phosphoribosylglycinamide formyltransferase, with translation MLKIGVLASGRGSNLQSIIDSIKAGELRAEIKVVISDKEGAKALDRAEKYDIANKYVNPKAYKNKENFEQAMIDVLEEYGVELVVMAGFMRILSPYFVKQYRNRVMNIHPSLLPSFTGLHAQKQALDYGVKVAGCTVHFADEGMDTGPIILQAAVPVKDDDTEETLSQRILVEEHRIYPEAIKLFSEGRVEVKNGKVKIRK, from the coding sequence ATGTTAAAGATTGGAGTATTGGCTTCGGGACGGGGAAGTAACTTACAATCAATTATAGATAGTATAAAAGCAGGAGAATTAAGGGCTGAAATTAAAGTAGTTATTAGTGATAAAGAAGGGGCTAAGGCTTTAGATAGAGCAGAGAAGTATGATATTGCTAATAAATACGTTAATCCTAAAGCTTATAAGAACAAAGAGAATTTTGAACAGGCAATGATAGATGTCTTAGAAGAGTATGGAGTAGAGTTAGTAGTAATGGCAGGATTTATGAGAATATTGAGTCCGTATTTTGTGAAACAATATAGGAATAGAGTGATGAATATCCATCCTTCTTTACTACCATCATTTACAGGCTTACATGCTCAAAAGCAAGCCTTAGATTATGGTGTTAAGGTAGCTGGTTGTACCGTTCATTTTGCTGATGAAGGGATGGATACAGGTCCAATTATTCTACAGGCAGCGGTACCTGTGAAGGATGATGATACAGAAGAGACATTATCTCAAAGAATTTTAGTAGAAGAGCATCGAATCTATCCAGAAGCGATTAAGTTATTTAGTGAAGGTAGAGTAGAAGTTAAGAACGGAAAGGTAAAAATTAGGAAGTAA
- the purF gene encoding amidophosphoribosyltransferase, whose amino-acid sequence MEKEYPLQQGMQIDKMEEECGVFGIYDPNGSNDVATLSYLGLHALQHRGQESAGISVNHKGKFKIHKGMGLVNNIFDEEILAGLSGEIAIGHVRYSTTGSSLLVNAQPLLTNSIKGDLAIAHNGNLVNSSEIRLNLEKQGSIFHSTLDTEVIAHLVARSFKDDINEALMHSLQQVKGAYSLVAMTKDTLVAARDPHGFRPLSLGKLGDAYVVASETCAFDIIGAKLVRDIKPGEMIIINKDGVTSRFYSEERPSRFCIFEFIYFARPDSVIGGQNVHLARKEMGRQLAREMDVEADIVVPVPSSGISAAIGFAEESGISYEKGILRNRYVGRTFIQPTQEIRDLKVRVKLNPIREIVEGKRVVLIDDSIVRGTTSKQIIRMMREAGASEIHFAISSPPVIESCYYGLDTSRRQELIAAHNSIEEIANYIGADSLTYLSIEGLLNSIKAEDFEYCTACFNGDYPIGRGTDKYALEE is encoded by the coding sequence ATGGAAAAAGAGTATCCGCTCCAACAAGGAATGCAAATAGATAAGATGGAGGAAGAATGCGGGGTATTTGGAATCTACGATCCTAATGGGAGTAATGATGTAGCTACATTATCTTATTTAGGGTTACATGCCCTTCAACATCGTGGACAAGAGAGTGCAGGTATTTCTGTTAATCATAAAGGAAAGTTTAAGATTCATAAGGGAATGGGTTTAGTTAATAATATCTTTGATGAAGAGATTTTAGCTGGATTATCAGGAGAGATAGCTATTGGTCATGTACGATATTCTACTACAGGGTCAAGCTTATTAGTAAATGCGCAACCTCTATTGACTAATTCAATTAAAGGGGACTTAGCTATTGCTCATAATGGAAATCTAGTTAATAGCTCAGAGATTAGATTGAACTTAGAGAAGCAAGGCTCTATCTTCCACTCCACTTTAGATACAGAGGTTATTGCTCATTTAGTGGCTCGTTCCTTTAAAGATGATATTAATGAAGCATTGATGCATAGCTTACAACAGGTTAAAGGGGCCTATAGTCTGGTTGCTATGACCAAAGATACTTTAGTTGCTGCTCGAGATCCTCATGGTTTTAGACCATTATCACTGGGTAAATTGGGAGATGCCTATGTAGTAGCTTCAGAGACCTGTGCCTTTGATATTATCGGAGCTAAGCTAGTTCGTGATATTAAACCTGGTGAAATGATAATTATCAATAAGGATGGAGTTACTAGTCGTTTTTATAGTGAAGAGAGACCATCTAGATTCTGTATCTTTGAATTTATCTACTTTGCTCGCCCTGATAGTGTAATTGGTGGGCAGAATGTTCATTTAGCTCGTAAAGAGATGGGTCGTCAGTTGGCAAGAGAGATGGATGTAGAGGCTGATATTGTAGTTCCTGTACCAAGCTCAGGTATTTCAGCAGCAATTGGTTTTGCTGAAGAGTCAGGAATTTCTTATGAAAAAGGTATATTAAGAAATAGATATGTAGGAAGAACCTTCATTCAACCTACCCAAGAGATTAGGGATTTAAAGGTTAGGGTTAAACTTAATCCTATTAGGGAGATTGTTGAAGGAAAGAGAGTTGTCCTAATAGATGATTCTATAGTTAGAGGTACTACTAGTAAGCAGATTATCAGAATGATGAGAGAAGCAGGAGCAAGTGAAATTCACTTTGCAATCTCATCCCCTCCTGTAATTGAGTCTTGTTATTACGGATTAGATACCTCTAGACGCCAAGAGCTGATTGCTGCTCATAATAGTATTGAGGAGATTGCTAATTATATCGGAGCAGATTCCTTAACTTATTTGAGTATAGAAGGATTATTAAACTCAATCAAGGCTGAAGACTTTGAGTATTGTACAGCTTGTTTTAATGGTGATTATCCAATTGGTAGAGGGACAGATAAGTATGCATTGGAAGAATAA
- the purM gene encoding phosphoribosylformylglycinamidine cyclo-ligase, whose amino-acid sequence MGLSYKDAGVDIEAGDAAVSKMGKHVKATFGPEVLTDLGGFGGLFAPNLSGYEEPVLVSGTDGVGTKLKLAFMMDKHDTVGIDLVAMCVNDILAQGAKPLFFLDYLATGKLDPDKVEDIVKGIAEGCKQSGAALIGGETAEMPDFYSDGEYDAGGFVVGIVDKPKVITGENIKAGDKVIGLASNGIHSNGYSLVRKLFFEIENFNVDSKLEGLEGTLGEELLKPTRIYVKPVLELISKYQIRGIAHITGGGLIENIPRVLPDNTKVVLDRDSWDVPEIFNIMQKLGEIEDREMCRTFNMGIGMVLVVPAQEAEAVIKEANELGEKAYLIGEVQEGNKVVEID is encoded by the coding sequence ATGGGATTATCTTATAAAGATGCTGGAGTAGATATAGAAGCTGGAGATGCTGCAGTAAGTAAGATGGGTAAGCATGTTAAGGCTACCTTTGGACCAGAGGTATTGACTGATTTAGGGGGATTTGGTGGTTTATTTGCACCAAATTTAAGTGGTTATGAGGAGCCAGTTTTAGTATCAGGAACCGATGGTGTAGGTACTAAGTTGAAATTGGCATTTATGATGGATAAGCATGATACTGTAGGAATAGATTTGGTAGCTATGTGTGTCAATGATATCTTGGCTCAAGGGGCAAAACCTTTATTCTTTTTAGACTATTTGGCTACTGGTAAATTAGATCCTGATAAGGTTGAGGATATTGTTAAGGGAATTGCAGAAGGATGTAAACAGTCAGGTGCAGCTCTAATCGGTGGAGAGACTGCTGAGATGCCAGACTTTTATAGTGACGGAGAATATGATGCAGGTGGTTTTGTAGTAGGTATCGTTGATAAGCCTAAGGTTATCACAGGTGAGAATATTAAAGCTGGAGATAAAGTAATTGGATTGGCTTCTAATGGTATTCACAGTAACGGTTATTCTTTAGTACGTAAGCTCTTTTTTGAGATAGAAAACTTTAATGTTGATAGTAAGCTAGAAGGCTTAGAGGGGACCTTAGGTGAGGAGTTATTAAAACCTACTAGAATCTATGTTAAACCAGTTCTAGAGTTAATTAGCAAGTATCAAATTAGAGGTATTGCTCATATAACTGGTGGTGGATTAATCGAGAATATCCCTAGAGTCTTACCTGATAATACTAAGGTTGTTTTAGATAGAGATAGTTGGGATGTACCAGAGATATTTAATATCATGCAAAAACTTGGTGAGATAGAAGATAGAGAGATGTGTCGTACCTTCAATATGGGAATCGGTATGGTCTTGGTAGTTCCTGCGCAAGAAGCAGAGGCTGTAATCAAAGAGGCAAATGAGTTAGGTGAGAAGGCTTATTTAATCGGTGAGGTACAAGAAGGAAATAAGGTAGTAGAGATTGATTGA
- the purC gene encoding phosphoribosylaminoimidazolesuccinocarboxamide synthase — MEKLEMLYEGKAKKIYSTEDTDKVIVEYKDDATAFNGEKKGQISEKGKLNAKISTIFFELLEEKGIPTHLVEQLNETDVLTKKLDIILVEVVMRNIAAGSIAKRLGLEEGTELKKPVLEFYYKSDELGDPMINEYHIYAEELATKEELDMIKDLAFKINEILVEFLADKGIDLVDFKLEFGKGADGQVYLGDEISPDTCRFWDSKTKKKLDKDRFRRDLGEVEGAYQEILRRLEA, encoded by the coding sequence ATGGAAAAATTAGAGATGCTTTATGAAGGAAAGGCTAAGAAGATTTATAGTACAGAAGACACTGATAAGGTGATAGTTGAATATAAAGATGATGCAACGGCTTTTAATGGTGAAAAGAAGGGTCAGATTAGTGAAAAGGGTAAGTTAAATGCTAAGATTTCTACTATCTTCTTTGAATTATTAGAGGAGAAAGGTATTCCAACTCATTTAGTAGAACAACTTAACGAAACTGATGTTTTAACTAAGAAGTTAGATATTATCTTAGTTGAGGTAGTAATGAGAAATATTGCTGCTGGAAGTATAGCTAAGAGGTTAGGATTAGAAGAGGGAACAGAGCTTAAGAAACCAGTTTTGGAGTTCTATTATAAGAGTGATGAATTGGGAGACCCAATGATTAATGAGTATCACATCTATGCAGAGGAATTGGCTACAAAAGAAGAGTTAGATATGATTAAGGATTTAGCTTTTAAGATTAATGAAATATTAGTAGAGTTCTTAGCAGATAAGGGTATAGATTTGGTTGACTTTAAATTAGAGTTCGGTAAAGGTGCGGATGGACAAGTTTATTTAGGTGATGAAATCTCTCCTGATACTTGTCGTTTCTGGGATAGTAAGACTAAGAAGAAATTGGACAAGGACCGATTCCGTAGAGATTTAGGAGAAGTAGAAGGGGCTTACCAAGAGATTTTAAGAAGATTAGAAGCTTAA